Proteins from a single region of Dyadobacter fanqingshengii:
- a CDS encoding nicotinamidase: MKKTALLLIDAQFDFCNPKGALYVPGAETDVERIARLIALEGDKIDSIFVTLDTHKVLDIAHPLFWEDANGNTVAPFTLITAANVKAGKWTPRYEREYVIQYLEILEAEGEFKHFIWPEHCLIGSKGAALDDTIMEGLLAWTHRTGRDYKAVIKGTNPLTEHFGVFRAQVPVANAPETDLDRPFLNDLAAFDQILVAGEARSHCVATSINQILKYAPELAPKVTILSDCMSNVTNFEEVADPIFEEAEQKGMTFLKANAVQL; the protein is encoded by the coding sequence ATGAAAAAAACAGCATTGTTGCTCATTGATGCGCAGTTTGATTTTTGCAATCCGAAAGGCGCGCTTTACGTACCGGGCGCAGAAACGGACGTGGAACGGATTGCGCGACTGATTGCATTGGAAGGTGATAAGATCGACAGCATTTTTGTTACGCTGGACACGCATAAGGTGCTGGACATTGCGCATCCGCTGTTTTGGGAAGATGCCAATGGAAACACCGTGGCGCCTTTTACCCTCATTACCGCTGCCAATGTGAAAGCAGGAAAATGGACGCCGCGCTATGAACGTGAATATGTGATCCAATATCTGGAAATACTGGAAGCCGAAGGTGAATTCAAACATTTCATCTGGCCGGAACATTGTCTCATCGGCTCCAAAGGCGCGGCACTGGATGATACGATTATGGAAGGATTACTTGCCTGGACACACAGAACGGGTCGGGATTACAAGGCAGTTATTAAAGGAACAAACCCCCTAACCGAGCATTTTGGGGTTTTTCGGGCACAAGTTCCGGTTGCCAATGCGCCTGAAACGGATCTGGACCGGCCGTTTTTAAATGATCTTGCAGCATTTGATCAAATTCTGGTTGCCGGAGAAGCGCGTTCGCATTGCGTGGCTACGAGCATTAACCAGATCCTGAAATATGCACCGGAACTGGCTCCTAAGGTGACCATTTTGTCGGATTGCATGTCTAATGTGACAAACTTTGAAGAAGTTGCCGATCCGATTTTTGAAGAAGCGGAGCAGAAAGGAATGACTTTTTTGAAGGCAAATGCAGTCCAGCTGTAA
- the uvrA gene encoding excinuclease ABC subunit UvrA, whose product MMQLPVPRIEAAQFDDLDPRQYILIKGARVNNLKNVDVAIPRNKLVVITGLSGSGKSSLAFDTLFAEGQRMYVESLSSYARQFLGRMEKPEVEYIKGISPAIAIEQKVNTRNPRSTVGTSTEIYDYLKLLFARIGHTFSPISGELVRKDTVTDVVNFMLGHDEGTRVMILAPLHIREGRTQEEELTILLSKGYNRIYFNDEVVAIEDILENPDNYSQAGNQVFILIDRAGVKHDDEDTQYRLSDSVQTAFFEGEGICIVQVVNGERKVFSDKFELDGMLFEEPTVNLFSFNNPYGACKRCEGFGKILGIDPDLVIPDKGLSVYEGAIAPWRTEKMGEWLTPLVRNASKFDFPIHRPYKDLTQEQKDLLWTGNKHFQGLNDFVAELETQTYKIQYRVMLSRFRGRTTCPDCRGSRLRKDASFVKLAGASITDLVLMPIRNVSVFFQNLEISDHDRQIAKRVLTEIETRLDYMNRVGLGYLTLNRLTSTLSGGEFQRIKLATSLGSALVGSMYILDEPSIGLHPRDTQRLVGVLESLRDLGNTVIVVEHEEEVMHAADQIIDIGPEAGTGGGHVVFQGNWEDISDLKSSGYTENNETGIKSHTLDFLLENDSIPVPKVRRKSLHHLKIKGARENNLKELDVTIPLNTLTVVTGVSGSGKSTLIRKILYPALMRMKGEFSEEVGKFDELTGSIDRIEAVEMIDQNPIGKSSRSNPVTYIKAYDYIRQMMADLPLSKARSYKPSHFSFNVDGGRCEICQGEGQVKIEMQFMADIYLKCEGCNGKRFKQEIQEVRYHEKDVAEILDMTVDEAIEFFKPTEPKLVEKLMPLQEVGLGYVGLGQSSNTLSGGEAQRVKLASFLGKGSSNKGKTLFIFDEPTTGLHFHDIKKLLKAINALVDQGDSVIIIEHNMEIIKSADWILDLGPEGGDGGGYLTFAGTPEEMAKIEDNYTAAFLKDKI is encoded by the coding sequence ATGATGCAATTACCTGTGCCGCGGATTGAGGCTGCTCAATTCGATGATCTGGATCCGAGACAATACATTCTGATCAAAGGCGCCCGAGTTAATAATCTTAAAAATGTTGATGTTGCGATTCCACGGAATAAGCTGGTGGTAATCACGGGGTTATCCGGTTCCGGTAAATCTTCATTGGCTTTCGACACCTTGTTCGCCGAAGGGCAGCGTATGTATGTGGAAAGTCTGAGCAGTTATGCGCGGCAGTTTTTGGGGCGGATGGAAAAGCCTGAGGTGGAATATATCAAAGGCATTTCGCCTGCGATCGCCATTGAACAAAAGGTGAATACACGGAATCCACGGTCTACTGTTGGAACATCCACGGAAATTTATGATTATCTCAAATTGCTTTTTGCCCGCATAGGGCACACCTTTTCACCTATTTCAGGGGAATTGGTCAGAAAAGATACGGTTACGGACGTGGTCAATTTCATGCTCGGGCATGACGAAGGCACACGTGTTATGATCCTGGCGCCCTTGCATATCCGCGAAGGACGCACGCAGGAGGAAGAACTAACGATTTTATTATCAAAAGGTTATAATAGAATTTATTTCAATGATGAAGTCGTTGCTATTGAAGACATTCTCGAAAATCCGGACAATTATTCCCAAGCCGGCAACCAGGTTTTCATCCTGATCGACCGTGCAGGCGTGAAGCACGACGATGAGGACACGCAGTATAGGCTTTCGGATTCGGTTCAAACCGCTTTTTTTGAAGGTGAGGGCATATGCATCGTGCAAGTTGTTAATGGGGAACGAAAGGTTTTTTCTGACAAGTTTGAGTTAGACGGAATGTTGTTTGAAGAGCCTACTGTCAATCTTTTCAGTTTCAATAATCCCTACGGCGCTTGTAAAAGATGTGAGGGTTTTGGTAAAATATTGGGCATTGATCCCGATCTGGTCATTCCGGATAAAGGTTTGTCAGTCTATGAAGGCGCGATCGCTCCCTGGCGGACGGAAAAAATGGGCGAATGGCTTACGCCACTTGTTCGCAATGCTTCAAAATTTGATTTCCCAATCCACAGACCATATAAAGACCTGACTCAGGAACAAAAAGACCTCCTTTGGACGGGCAATAAACATTTTCAGGGACTGAACGACTTCGTTGCTGAACTTGAAACACAGACTTATAAAATTCAATATCGGGTAATGCTTTCGCGCTTTCGCGGCCGCACAACCTGCCCTGATTGCCGTGGTTCCCGGTTAAGGAAAGATGCTTCGTTTGTAAAATTGGCCGGCGCTTCTATCACAGACCTGGTTTTAATGCCGATTAGGAATGTTTCTGTTTTTTTCCAAAATCTGGAAATCAGCGATCACGATCGGCAGATCGCCAAACGGGTTTTAACTGAAATTGAAACGCGTCTGGATTATATGAACCGCGTTGGTTTGGGTTATCTGACCCTAAATCGTCTTACCAGCACATTATCCGGCGGAGAATTTCAGCGGATCAAACTAGCGACTTCACTGGGAAGTGCATTGGTAGGTTCCATGTATATTCTGGATGAGCCCAGCATTGGTTTACACCCACGAGACACACAGCGCCTGGTTGGCGTGCTCGAATCTTTACGCGATCTTGGTAATACAGTGATCGTTGTGGAGCACGAAGAGGAAGTAATGCACGCCGCGGACCAGATCATCGATATTGGCCCGGAAGCCGGAACAGGCGGCGGACACGTGGTTTTTCAGGGAAACTGGGAAGATATTTCTGATCTGAAAAGCAGTGGTTATACAGAAAACAATGAGACCGGCATTAAATCGCATACACTGGATTTCCTGCTGGAAAATGATTCGATCCCTGTTCCGAAAGTCAGAAGAAAATCATTGCACCACTTGAAAATCAAAGGAGCAAGAGAAAATAACCTCAAAGAACTCGACGTAACCATTCCGCTGAACACATTAACGGTTGTTACCGGCGTCAGCGGTTCGGGGAAATCAACATTGATCCGTAAGATCCTTTATCCCGCTTTAATGCGCATGAAAGGGGAATTCAGTGAAGAAGTTGGGAAGTTTGATGAACTTACAGGAAGCATAGACAGGATTGAGGCGGTGGAAATGATCGACCAGAACCCGATCGGAAAATCTTCGCGCTCGAATCCGGTTACTTACATTAAGGCTTACGACTACATTCGCCAGATGATGGCCGACCTGCCGCTTTCAAAAGCGCGCAGCTACAAACCTTCCCATTTTTCATTCAATGTGGACGGCGGCCGCTGTGAAATTTGCCAGGGTGAAGGCCAGGTTAAGATTGAAATGCAGTTTATGGCCGACATTTATCTCAAATGTGAGGGCTGTAATGGGAAGAGATTCAAGCAGGAAATTCAGGAAGTGCGTTACCATGAGAAAGACGTGGCGGAAATCCTGGATATGACTGTGGATGAAGCGATTGAGTTTTTCAAACCCACTGAGCCAAAATTGGTTGAAAAACTGATGCCTTTGCAGGAAGTCGGGCTGGGTTATGTGGGTTTAGGACAGTCATCCAACACATTATCAGGCGGAGAAGCGCAGCGGGTTAAGTTGGCTTCGTTCCTTGGAAAAGGT